The Rhinolophus ferrumequinum isolate MPI-CBG mRhiFer1 chromosome 28, mRhiFer1_v1.p, whole genome shotgun sequence genome segment ATCAAAGTATTTGCAAACGGTGAAAAACTCATCCCAGTCTTTTTGCAGTAATTTTAAATACCtaacaaaatattcaagaaaacaGGTTTCTGATGAAATCAAAAAGTCAAGAAGAACTGTAGAATCAAAtcctacactttttaaaaagaataagaaaatacagtGTGGATTATAGCCATTTTCGTGTGTGTGATGGTTCCATAATTCTTTTTCTTGGGTCAAGCTTTCAGTAGCTtcacattttctgaaaatatatagataatggAGACCCCAGATTAATGactttttccaaaaataagtTTTGGCAGATATAATTCCCGTACAATAAATTCACCTACCAGATTACTTTTCAATCTATGCATTATTGTAAAAGAAAACCTTCAAACCAATCTCTTTCTCCACATACTCTATGTAAATCTGACTTAATAAACAAAATCTACTGACTCTGGTAGTTCTCGTTTTTGTCTGCCCAACAAAAGTGCTCTGTCTTCCATCTCTTGACATCAGAATTCTTCATTCCTGCAGGTAACTACTAATTCTGTGCATGTAGCAAGGTGGTGATGGACCTTaatctccttcctttccttccacagTCTCCTGATCAAAAGTGGACATGTGACCCAgactgaccaatcagagtaccCCACGTCCCTGGCTTCCGGGCCACGGTGACCGGTTCTGACAAACATCTGTGACCCAAGGAGCTAATCAGATCTCCCCTGGCACTTCTGCTGGCGTTATTAAAGATTCTAACTGTAAGCCTGCTGATAAGTCTGGCACTGCTGCCTGAGAATGAATTCAGAACTGGGaggtggagaaaaagagaaatcatcAATGATTTGAATCCCTATATATACCGTTAGGCCTGATGCCAATTTGACCCCTTAGGATTCCCAATTAAAGGCCAATAAATTCTTCTGTTTGCTTAGACTAGTTTGTGTTGGTTTCTATCACTTACAGCCAAACAACCTTAAGTAagacaattactttaaaaagttacatatgGCACGAGCACATGCCTCTCTGGACAGTGAACTGAAGTTAAGAATGTTAGAAATTCACACACAAAGTGAGTTTAATTCAGAGGGTTCCTCCTTCCTGAGGAGTAAGAAGTCAGCTTCGAGCACAACTAGGAGTGTTCTAATAGGTATGTACATTCAGACTGAACTTGTACTTGACCGTTTCTGACCCTAATTCAAATCACATGCAGGAATTCTGTGTTCTTGATTAGAAACCTTTTGAAAATTGGCCCCAAACACTTACAGTCTGGACGCAGCCACTGCCAGCAGTGTCATAATACAAGAACTGGCAGCAGGACACTGCACCGGCAGTCATTGGTAAGAAACCCCTTCCTCTGAAGCCAAGAAAGGAATGGAAGTAAAGCAAACACTTTACGGTTTTAATAAAGCAGAAGCAGAAACAGGGTACAAGGTCATCAGATATTAACTTCATTACCAATTACAGCGATTTGCCATGAGAAGGTATTACCCCAAGTACAGCTGGTTTAATAAAGCAGAAATAGGATCAGTGTAGAATGTCACCAATAACATGGCTTCATAATCAATTTCAGATATTTGCCTCAAGATGGTATCAGCCCCAGTTCAACTGTATATTACGACGAAAATTGAGAACAGCTTCTATGATGACTCACAAGTGTGTACTAACCTTTACAAAGGTCAGAATCACCTGATAGAAGTCGAATACAGAAAAGTCAGTCTTAGAGGTGAAAAGAATTCTTCAACACCGATTATATTAAGATTTAGACAAGAGTATTAACTTACTCCTGATCACACAGGTAGAACCGAGATGGAGACTAAACCAGAACCTGTGTTTCCTAATCCCGGTCGAGTTCTGCTACCCTAGGTCGGCCTCGCCAGCCACGTCTTCTCAGGAGAATTCAGACGCGATCTCATTTTCATGTAGAGCAGAGTTAAAGAAAGGAACCAGAACTTACAAGGTAACCGTAAGAGGGTTagggatttgtttttttcttctgatgatgGAAAGTAAGTCATAGGTCCAGCGTggtgttaaaaatgttttctactttccTGGTATGTCGTTAgtacaattactttaaaatgtacgAACCTGGTCAGTGTCAGGTAGATACCCATGGAAGCTTTGGCAGCCTCTAGCATATCATCGTCTTGTTCTATGAACACCCTGGACAACCACGCACACGGATTGTGTGACTGCAGGGAGGGCTGAAGGAGTGGCTTCAAGAAGGTCAGTAACTCAGACATGAACCTCTGTAAATCAACTTCAAAAAAATGCAAGTTTCAAAGAGTAGGCAAGAGTTGACAAATGCATTCAGATCTCGCCTATATGTACAATGCCAGTATctaaagaactttaaaatgcaTTGTCACGATTCACGCTTTCCAAGTGTCTGCAGGTTAGGGATCATCTCTGCTTggcaagtgaggaaactgagtgtcagtgaaaaaaaaaaagggacgcATAATTGCAGACAGTTGAAATGTACAATTATCTCTTTGCTACAACTGCCAAATAACTAATTATCTCTGAGAGACAAAGGTTACAGGAGTTCTTGCTAAAAGGATGTAAGGGAAGGAGCAGCAAACAACAGAAATCCCTTCACTGCATGCCACAGCTGGCTGTTCCTAGACGCAACAATGCAACCCAACACGAGTAAGTTTGCTTTcaaagtaacaggaaaaaaatattttgtttgtttgtttaaagcatTGAAAGAAAGTACTACTATTAGGCACAAAATTCAAAAAGGCTCTGGGAGGTTTTCACTGCCATTTAGAATTATACAACACACGCCACCTAGCGTTGTAAATGATAACTGCACAGGTCGTTATTACCAGCTAAATGACATTCTAAACAATTCTGGGAAGTTGCAGCTCACAATTAAAACCTTCCACTAAAACAACATGCTGCTTGTTTAGAcatgttttctcttcatttttctcaaaggAAATGTCTTCCTCATCACCTAAAAGGAGCATCATACTTGAAATGGCTGTCATTGGGCTTTGAGTTAATTAACATCCTGGGAAATTATACGCAATAACTTCTTCCTGGATATAATTTCCCACACATTAGTTTCAATTCAATTCCTAATTATTAATAATCGACATTAGTAGATATACTAATTTCATGAAGGAAAATATGAATCAAATACTACAAATATCTGAACATGAATTGACTTACATTACTTACTTTGCGGTGACTCAACAGCACCTATTTTTTTTACACTTAGTCATTAATTATGCTTAGGCAAATTCAGTTTAGCCTACAAAAAGTTGACGTTTCTTACAgtaattctaattttcttttttcttttttttttgaaggaaatcTGATGAGGAATAACTAGGATTACTTGTGGCCTACATGAGCAGCCTGACAATCCTGAGATTGAATAATTATGAACAATTTAACTTCAGTCCATCCCTACCCATTACTTCGCATACCAAAGGAGTTAGGAGAATTACCTTGCATTTCAGTGACCGAAGCACAATTTTGAAACTTGATTTCTAAGGATTTAATGATAAGCAAGCTTGCTGCTCTAAGGATCACGTGATCGGGACCAGCGACTTGTTCACATCCAGGTTGAAGTTCACCACCTCCAAAGCAGGAAGGTTTTCCATGGATGGACAATGTCCTCAATAAGCCCAGGGCCACAGCTTGCAAAACCGCATCAGCTAAAGCCAACATGTCCCCCTCCAAATGGCAATCTGGCGGTCTGAAGGAAGGAACGGATCCCCGACAAAGGTCCTCACCCAGTTTCCGGAGGAGGCACTTTTTGACGAATATGATGAACTTCCTTTTGACGAAAGCCTGAATAGGCCAGGTAATAACGTCTAGCACACAAGAAGGTTTCAAGAAAACAATCCGCTGGCAGGTACAATGCAGCTCCAGGTGGATTCTGGAAGCTGTAAGAAGTTCAAGCATTTCCAGGAAACAGATTAAGCTGTTTACTGTTTTAGAAGTATCTTGGTGGCTTTCAAAATGCTGAGAAAATAAGGAATTATAAAAGCCTTCAAAAACACTGTCAAAGGGAGTCAGGAACTGCTTCAGAATTTCTGCAATTATAAAAATGGTCAttataaacaacaggaaaaacaaaGCTTTCTTAAACACACTTTTACAATtcgatttttataaaattatctctTCACAAGATGAAAAAATGGATATGCATTGTTTACCGCCAATGTGGACAAATGAAGATACACAGACTAACCAGTAATAAACATGGCTAATACCCATTTTACAAGTAACAACAGAATCAGACTATGCTAGGAATATGTAATAATGAAAagctttaattttcatgtttactaacaatgaaaagcttttaatttttttctttttaaaaaggatcttCAATCAAAAAATACGAGACGAGAGTCTCTAGCTTTTCATACTTCAAGATGAAtcagatgtaaaataaattttactccTGATTGTAAATATAATGATGATTGTTGACGGGGGAACATATTCGTACCTGTTTTTTGTGAACATGTATCTTTAAAGATTTCTTTCATTACAACAGTAAGAGTCCAGAGGCAGTATAATACTTTATTACTTTCAGAGtattcagaaagatttttctgGCAAAAAGCAATCCAGGAATTACTTAACGTTATCTACAAgtgagaaacaatttaaaaagtagtacGTTATAATACAATGAATAGTTTCTCTACAATTACAAATCACTTACTATATACACAACtctatacattgtttttttaaaaagtatgataatgtttcttaaaatgaggACACAAATATCCTAATATTCTTTAAGCCAAGAAATTCACTATGTCATAGAAATAAAGGATCAAAAGGGAACATGAAAATAGCAGCAGTGGCTATTTATCTCTAGGTGGTGGAATAacgtacaatttttattttgttttttatacttttctcattttccaaattttctactaCAAATACCATCTTTTtgtattcaggaaaaaaatgttattttcagaaAGAACAAGCAATTTTGGTTAAAAGTCAGTTGACGCTTAGGTTTGTTTATTAAGTAATTCAGAGACAAGAGAAAAATCTGCTCAatgtagtctttttcttttttttttttcattatgctgAGGACCATTCTTAGaatttatgtatattaaatcTGTGCAAATGATCTTGGTCTCAAGCAGGGGTTCCTAGACCCTTTTTGAGATGGAGGAAGAAGGCCTTACCTGTTCCTTTGAGAATCCGAAGAAAGTTATGTACTCTGACTTGAAACCCACCCATTGGGTTAAGAGTCTGATTTAAGTTACAAGATCTTTAAGGAGTCTTACTCTAATCCTTGACACAAGTCATTATCATATTATTACACTGTTACACTTTTATGGATTTACATGTTATGTGAGCAAACATTTTAGTGATAATCAAATATTTGTAtcaataaaatatcaacattttgatacaaatatttgaaacaacTACAACTCAATGCCAAAGAGCAATTTTAAAGACActctaaaagaaataataacatagTTTGATCATTTATCTtaccttttcttttaattggaaatACAGGAGTAGTGCGAGGCAATTTGCAGCCATGTGAGCCAACAGTTTATCCTGGTTTTGGAACATACAGATctatgggaaaacaaacaaatgtagcCACTTATTGCTGCATgtcattaaaacttttattttaaatatctagatcttaaaatatatatactatatataacccacaaaaaaaacaaatggcttACTAATTTAGAATCGATGTCAGCTGattctaaaagaattttaatgatctctttgtatttttcctttgcaCGGAACTCAGTCTCGACAGCTAATATTCTGGTTACCAGCACTTTGATCACCGTTAACTGGAGGAGCTTTATTTCGTGGGCACTGATCATCTGAGAGGGACTCTTCAGATGCACAGGAGCTACAGAACTGGTAGCCAAATTGACAGACGATGGCTGATGCTGGCCCTGGAGCCCAAAGGTGTGTGAGCATTCTGAGAAGGTGGCCGTACTGCCATCTTGCTCGGAAAATGCTGGGTTCAGATAAAAGACGTAATCCTGGTTGTCATTTTCAAGTGTGGCTCCAAGAAGTACCTTCTTGTATAATTCTTCTAAAACTTCaaagaaatctttcattttgattGCCAAAATCAATCTTCTAAGAAGGTTGACAACTCcaaatggaaaatgttaaatcctaaaaatgagacaaatatcTAAGATGTTTCTTCAGTAAAACCtacaataggaaaaataattgaaagattaTAAgtgttatatatacattatattacgAGGGAAAGACATCTGTTTCCATTTAGTCATTTAGTCTCTCATGTTACAGGTAATACTGATTGCTTAAtgtctacaatggaatattggtaACAAGAACATTATTTCAAGACTACAGAAACGAAATGTATGTTTTCCAAACAGATTTAAGAccatagtattatttttaattttatcacagTAGAAACTTCAGCTCCCCTCTAACATTTTTCAATGGGCTATGAGGGTTTCTCACCTAAGTGCTATTGACATTGGGACTGGAtaattttggggtgggggagctgtCGCTTGAATTGGAGGGAGTTTAGCAGCATACCTGGCccctacccactagatgccagcagcactcCTTTTAGGGGGCAAAATCGTccaggttgagaatcactgagctAATTCAAATTCATT includes the following:
- the LINS1 gene encoding protein Lines homolog 1 isoform X1 yields the protein MKDFFEVLEELYKKVLLGATLENDNQDYVFYLNPAFSEQDGSTATFSECSHTFGLQGQHQPSSVNLATSSVAPVHLKSPSQMISAHEIKLLQLTVIKVLVTRILAVETEFRAKEKYKEIIKILLESADIDSKLICMFQNQDKLLAHMAANCLALLLYFQLKEKITLSNSWIAFCQKNLSEYSESNKVLYCLWTLTVVMKEIFKDTCSQKTEILKQFLTPFDSVFEGFYNSLFSQHFESHQDTSKTVNSLICFLEMLELLTASRIHLELHCTCQRIVFLKPSCVLDVITWPIQAFVKRKFIIFVKKCLLRKLGEDLCRGSVPSFRPPDCHLEGDMLALADAVLQAVALGLLRTLSIHGKPSCFGGGELQPGCEQVAGPDHVILRAASLLIIKSLEIKFQNCASVTEMQVDLQRFMSELLTFLKPLLQPSLQSHNPCAWLSRVFIEQDDDMLEAAKASMGIYLTLTRKCEATESLTQEKELWNHHTHENGYNPHCIFLFFLKSVGFDSTVLLDFLISSETCFLEYFVRYLKLLQKDWDEFFTVCKYFDVTESNDSITICGWIASLIQDRRSHQVGLCPLAALGSHRTVHTWASGASDASSKPPTQVVMSKETPATLQANHLSPRQASQSLVDYDSSDDSDVESTDLCLANGEQTSLYQEAMQKIQDTVGTSGDKKEHSLELQSRPPVPKESTTPVSVDCAIAPESIVSEVGMSYRTVKCFDELQGAISRLQKKNLFPYNPTALLKLLKQIEAIYNKSMNPL
- the LINS1 gene encoding protein Lines homolog 1 isoform X3; this encodes MKDFFEVLEELYKKVLLGATLENDNQDYVFYLNPAFSEQDGSTATFSECSHTFGLQGQHQPSSVNLATSSVAPVHLKSPSQMISAHEIKLLQLTVIKVLVTRILAVETEFRAKEKYKEIIKILLESADIDSKLICMFQNQDKLLAHMAANCLALLLYFQLKEKHFESHQDTSKTVNSLICFLEMLELLTASRIHLELHCTCQRIVFLKPSCVLDVITWPIQAFVKRKFIIFVKKCLLRKLGEDLCRGSVPSFRPPDCHLEGDMLALADAVLQAVALGLLRTLSIHGKPSCFGGGELQPGCEQVAGPDHVILRAASLLIIKSLEIKFQNCASVTEMQVDLQRFMSELLTFLKPLLQPSLQSHNPCAWLSRVFIEQDDDMLEAAKASMGIYLTLTRKCEATESLTQEKELWNHHTHENGYNPHCIFLFFLKSVGFDSTVLLDFLISSETCFLEYFVRYLKLLQKDWDEFFTVCKYFDVTESNDSITICGWIASLIQDRRSHQVGLCPLAALGSHRTVHTWASGASDASSKPPTQVVMSKETPATLQANHLSPRQASQSLVDYDSSDDSDVESTDLCLANGEQTSLYQEAMQKIQDTVGTSGDKKEHSLELQSRPPVPKESTTPVSVDCAIAPESIVSEVGMSYRTVKCFDELQGAISRLQKKNLFPYNPTALLKLLKQIEAIYNKSMNPL
- the LINS1 gene encoding protein Lines homolog 1 isoform X2; translation: MKDFFEVLEELYKKVLLGATLENDNQDYVFYLNPAFSEQDGSTATFSECSHTFGLQGQHQPSSVNLATSSVAPVHLKSPSQMISAHEIKLLQLTVIKVLVTRILAVETEFRAKEKYKEIIKILLESADIDSKLICMFQNQDKLLAHMAANCLALLLYFQLKEKKNLSEYSESNKVLYCLWTLTVVMKEIFKDTCSQKTEILKQFLTPFDSVFEGFYNSLFSQHFESHQDTSKTVNSLICFLEMLELLTASRIHLELHCTCQRIVFLKPSCVLDVITWPIQAFVKRKFIIFVKKCLLRKLGEDLCRGSVPSFRPPDCHLEGDMLALADAVLQAVALGLLRTLSIHGKPSCFGGGELQPGCEQVAGPDHVILRAASLLIIKSLEIKFQNCASVTEMQVDLQRFMSELLTFLKPLLQPSLQSHNPCAWLSRVFIEQDDDMLEAAKASMGIYLTLTRKCEATESLTQEKELWNHHTHENGYNPHCIFLFFLKSVGFDSTVLLDFLISSETCFLEYFVRYLKLLQKDWDEFFTVCKYFDVTESNDSITICGWIASLIQDRRSHQVGLCPLAALGSHRTVHTWASGASDASSKPPTQVVMSKETPATLQANHLSPRQASQSLVDYDSSDDSDVESTDLCLANGEQTSLYQEAMQKIQDTVGTSGDKKEHSLELQSRPPVPKESTTPVSVDCAIAPESIVSEVGMSYRTVKCFDELQGAISRLQKKNLFPYNPTALLKLLKQIEAIYNKSMNPL
- the LINS1 gene encoding protein Lines homolog 1 isoform X4 — translated: MKDFFEVLEELYKKVLLGATLENDNQDYVFYLNPAFSEQDGSTATFSECSHTFGLQGQHQPSSVNLATSSVAPVHLKSPSQMISAHEIKLLQLTVIKVLVTRILAVETEFRAKEKYKEIIKILLESADIDSKLICMFQNQDKLLAHMAANCLALLLYFQLKEKITLSNSWIAFCQKNLSEYSESNKVLYCLWTLTVVMKEIFKDTCSQKTEILKQFLTPFDSVFEGFYNSLFSQHFESHQDTSKTVNSLICFLEMLELLTASRIHLELHCTCQRIVFLKPSCVLDVITWPIQAFVKRKFIIFVKKCLLRKLGEDLCRGSVPSFRPPDCHLEGDMLALADAVLQAVALGLLRTLSIHGKPSCFGGGELQPGCEQVAGPDHVILRAASLLIIKSLEIKFQNCASVTEMQENVKLLKA